In Mytilus edulis chromosome 3, xbMytEdul2.2, whole genome shotgun sequence, the genomic window tttttagtttatcctgacttttttacataaattgtcatcctgacattttttttttgcaagtgtcacatcctgcctttttttttactcaaaactcctgtcctgcctatttttttcaaatttcatcctagcccccccccccccccccccccccataaaaatcaaatggtagctcccttactacATGAAGCAGTCCTGATGGTGTCGACCTAAGCAAATAATTATAACGATCAGTAcaagcaggaaatttataaaacagaTAAACAGGTTCTAGACcattaattcattttaaaattaaaacagcttAAAAAAATAGTGTTTACAATACAATATCGCCAATTCGATTTAACAATGTTTGCTAGTGGTACACAACTTGGACATGAATCGCCTTTTTGAATGCCACTTTACAACGGTCGTCTTCCCAAAAgcttttataaaaaaagtttgtttgaaAGATATATAAGAGTACTGATaacaaataagaaataagaaagaaacaaCGCCGTAATTCACAATGTTCAACACAAAACTGTTGATACAGTATTGTCAATTTCAGGTCATGCAACTTTTGTCATCAATATTGAATACATGACGATGTCATAACTATTAGCTAATACTGACATGAGATTAATGCATTGTTAGATATGGACAATAGTGATCATGTCCAGTCTTCAAGCCGACAAGGTTACATGTTTTAATACGTGTAACACCTATTAAATTTGACATGcataatatttatgttttctGGTGTATAAATGTATCTATCATATTTTACATACTCCCATTTTGCCGTTGGATCTATTACATTTTAAACGTAAGGTATAATATGTCATATTGATATTTCAAGGGGGAAAATCAActaattatatacatatttttaggatAGGCTGGTTTCATTTAGAATCCATttaatgtaaagttttttttaatctaaacaGAAACATAATATCTTTGGCAAACAATGTACATTTAGTTTAAAGACTCTTTAAAACGGCATTATTTTTATACTTGCATTAATTCGGTACCTATAACTTACAAAAAATATTGCAGTTATAAGTAACTTAAAGGTATATCAATACAAGCATTAACGTCATGGTATGCATGTACCAAAAATTGATGAAATGGACAGGACTAAAAATAAAGCAGACATTTGTTTATATAAGAATACAGCATAACAAATTGTAGAAATACAGAAGTATAGATTCTCTGATGTTACTTACTCATTGATGTTcattacattttactttttttcagaaatggcGGCGTTTTGCATTTTAACGATAGCTGCATGCTTCTCATTAACACTTGCACAGATGTCAAGTCTAAATGACCTGCTTACCCTTCAAGCATTGGACGTTGATATCCCCGAAGCAGCTATTGGGCATGCTCTAAGAGGTGGTGGATTATCGTCCTTGTTATCTAGAAGAAGAGGAGGACACCACAACTTTGGTGGTCTTCAGTTTGGAAGACAAGCTAGTGTACCACAGACAATACTACCACAAGCAAATCTACAACAAGCGCAATTACAGCAAGCAAATCTTGGATCATTCGGGAATACAAGACAGACATTACAACAGTTCACAGGAGGTAATTCTCTTCAGCAAAGGGGAAATCTTGGATTCCTTAACCAACAACAGCCAGCACCTGCAAGCGTTGGACAGTTTGCATCAAATGCACTTGGTGGAAACACAGGTTTAACACAGCAAACAAAACTAAGCGACTTTGGAACCGGTAGTCAGAATTTATTCTCTCAACAATCTTCTCTGAATGCGTTGGGAGGTTCTCAATTTGGAAGTTTATTAGGTCAGAATAGATTAACCGGAAATCAATTACAAGGGTTTGGAAGAACCGGCAGATCACCTAGACGTGGAAATGTAGGAGT contains:
- the LOC139514909 gene encoding uncharacterized protein produces the protein MAAFCILTIAACFSLTLAQMSSLNDLLTLQALDVDIPEAAIGHALRGGGLSSLLSRRRGGHHNFGGLQFGRQASVPQTILPQANLQQAQLQQANLGSFGNTRQTLQQFTGGNSLQQRGNLGFLNQQQPAPASVGQFASNALGGNTGLTQQTKLSDFGTGSQNLFSQQSSLNALGGSQFGSLLGQNRLTGNQLQGFGRTGRSPRRGNVGVGGRSLSVLG